A genomic region of Haliotis asinina isolate JCU_RB_2024 chromosome 1, JCU_Hal_asi_v2, whole genome shotgun sequence contains the following coding sequences:
- the LOC137279183 gene encoding uncharacterized protein translates to MQFAVFTGILVLSCIGLGCCDTCFKASSVLKVDAHMEHYVFRKVKSSSVYSCASECLMSSVCMSFNFEIRTRTCGLNSKSSYHVAITDRPGFVFSDISIWPKSFAGACSENPCPTSRCHIDRLGRVSCESEFQGCGAPPAVANAEVHYDGVYEGAVAVYTCRDNFMLCTTSNSRVCQSSENWNGSVGPCAQYIWDTPSTDVQLFLPCGNSRNFTVAINITLTAVARVHVDFCGGGNILCHIGFRLDQNKLVFNSFVSGVWETEIPLNSVPLSVNVESLVETRLVQGMYMLVVDGSSIHNFTDRYPDEILETVSVNGNAIVSSAHITL, encoded by the exons ATGCAGTTCGCTGTCTTTACCGGGATCCTGGTCTTATCTTGTATCGGATTAGGCTGTTGCGACACTTGTTTTAAAGCGTCTTCTGTTCTGAAGGTAGACGCACATATGGAACATTATGTATTTAGGAAAGTGAAGTCATCGTCCGTCTATTCCTGTGCCTCAGAATGTCTGATGTCATCCGTCTGCATGTCCTTCAACTTTGAGATAAGGACTCGCACCTGTGGACTCAACAGCAAGAGCAGTTACCATGTGGCCATCACAGATCGGCCAGGATTTGTGTTCAGCGACATCAGCATCTGGCCAAAG TCATTTGCTGGCGCCTGTTCGGAGAATCCTTGTCCAACATCGAGATGTCACATAGACAGACTTGGTCGTGTATCATGTGAATCAG AGTTTCAAGGCTGTGGTGCTCCACCTGCTGTTGCCAATGCTGAGGTGCATTATGATGGTGTATACGAAGGAGCAGTTGCAGTGTACACTTGCAGGGACAACTTCATGTTGTGCACCACAAGTAACAGCAGAGTTTGCCAGTCATCAGAAAACTGGAATGGATCCGTCGGCCCTTGCGCTCAGTACATCTGGGACACCCCA TCGACTGACGTCCAGCTGTTCTTACCGTGTGGGAATTCCAGGAACTTCACAGTAGCAATAAACATCACACTTACGGCCGTTGCAAG AGTACACGTGGACTTTTGCGGAGGGGGGAATATTTTGTGTCATATCGGCTTCCGACTGGATCAAAACAAGTTGGTGTTCAACTCGTTCGTCTCTGGTGTTTGGGAAACAGAGATACCACTTAACTCGGTGCCGTTATCAGTGAATGTCGAGTCTCTGGTGGAGACACGACTCGTACAAGGAATGTACATG CTTGTTGTGGATGGTTCAAGTATACACAACTTCACTGACAGGTACCCAGATGAGATCTTAGAAACAGTATCGGTCAACGGGAATGCCATCGTCTCCTCGGCCCATATCACTCTGTGA
- the LOC137279192 gene encoding uncharacterized protein — translation MHCPLFTGVLVLSCVGLGCCGTCLEASSVLEVDAHMEHYVFRKVRSPSVYACASECLMSSVCISFNFETRTRTCGLNSNSSDQVDITRKPGFLYSDIRYWPKTLAGACSETPCPTSRCHVDRLSRASCEAEFQGCGSPSAVANAEVHYEGVYEGAVAVYTCRRNFMLCTARDSRVCQSTGNWSGSVGPCAQYIWYNPIKGVQFDLPCGNSRNFTVAVNVTPTAVGRVHLDFIGGENILCHIDFRLDDNTVVLSTRFAGTWRPGSTLTPVPMTLGTESLVEIRVDQGMYMLDVDGSSIHNFTDRYPNEILEGLFISGDGRVAAVYYTM, via the exons ATGCATTGTCCACTTTTTACCGGAGTCCTAGTCCTATCTTGTGTAGGACTGGGCTGTTGTGGCACTTGCCTCGAGGCATCTTCTGTTCTGGAGGTGGACGCACATATGGAACATTACGTATTTAGGAAAGTGAGGTCACCGTCCGTCTATGCCTGTGCCTCAGAATGCCTGATGTCATCCGTCTGCATATCTTTCAACTTTGAGACCAGGACTCGCACCTGTGGactcaacagcaacagcagcgaCCAGGTGGACATCACAAGAAAACCAGGATTTCTCTATAGCGACATCAGATACTGGCCAAAG ACGCTCGCAGGCGCCTGTTCGGAGACTCCTTGTCCAACGTCCAGATGTCACGTAGATCGGCTCAGCCGTGCATCATGTGAAGCAG AGTTTCAAGGCTGTGGTTCTCCATCTGCTGTTGCCAATGCTGAGGTGCATTATGAAGGTGTATACGAGGGAGCAGTTGCAGTATACACTTGCAGGCGCAACTTCATGTTGTGCACTGCACGTGACAGCAGAGTTTGCCAGTCAACAGGAAACTGGAGTGGATCCGTCGGCCCTTGCGCTCAGTACATCTGGTACAACCCG atcAAAGGCGTCCAGTTTGACTTACCTTGTGGGAATTCGAGGAACTTCACGGTAGCAGTTAACGTCACGCCAACAGCCGTTGGAAG aGTACACCTGGACTTTATAGGTGgggaaaatattttgtgtcataTCGACTTCAGACTGGATGACAACACGGTGGTATTAAGTACACGCTTCGCGGGTACTTGGCGACCGGGTAGCACACTAACGCCTGTCCCCATGACGCTTGGTACCGAGAGTCTGGTCGAGATACGAGTGGACCAGGGAATGTACATG CTTGATGTGGACGGATCAAGCATACACAATTTCACGGACAGGTACCCGAATGAGATTCTGGAAGGTCTGTTCATTAGTGGGGACGGCAGAGTAGCAGCGGTCTATTACACCATGTGA